CCGCGGTCGTCGGACGCCCCGCGCCCGTCGCCGGCTGGGTGCACGCGCCGGACGCGACCGCGCTTCGCGTCTACGGACCCGACAGCTCCGAGCGGGACGTGGACCAGCCCGCCTACGGGACCGCCCTGGTCACCCGCCTCCCGGTGTTGCACTGGCGCGCCCGGCGCTTTCCCGCCGCGCCGTTCGGTCTGCCGCTGCGCGTCGCCGGGCGGCGCGGACTGACCCCCGTACCCGACGAGCCGCGTGCGGCACTGGCCGCGGTGCTGGAGGGTCCGGCCGGTCCGTTCACGGCCCTGGCGGCGCACCTTTCCTTCGTCCCGGGCTGGAACATGGGCCAGCTGGCCGGGATGCGGCGCTGGATCGCGGACCTGCCCGCGCCGTATCTGCTGCTCGGCGATTTCAACCTGATCGGCCCGGTCCCCCGGACCGTCCTCGGCGGAGCCTCGGTCGTCGACGGCAGCCGGCTCCGGACCCGCCGCCCGCTGCGGGCGGCGTCACCGCGGGGTCGCCTCCAGGGCTGGCGCGACCTGGCCCGCACCCCCACCTACCCGGCCCACAAGCCCACCGTCCAGTTCGACCACGTCCTCGCCGTGGGCGTGCCCCGCACCGCGGTCCAGCGCATCGAAACGCCGACGACGAGCGTCTCCGACCACCGCCCGCTCCTGGTCCAGCTCTCCCTCCCCGAAGCAAGCCGCTGACCCTCGGGGCGCGAGCCGTGCTTGATCAACTGCCCGCGCGACAAGCCACCGAGGTGGTGGGTCGCCGAACGCGCATGCGCAGGGTCGTCCATCGCGGGTGGTTCTCGCGCTCGCAGTTGATCAAGGAGAGCCCCGCGTCCCCAGGGCAGCGCACCCGGCCCTCTCGCGAAGGCTGCGCCCCTCAGTCCGTGCGGCCCTGGGGCGTGCTGCGGTCGTGGACCGCGCGGGGGTGGACGACGGAGCGGACCGCGAGGGCGGTCCCCGGGGTGGGGACGGGCGCGTACTGGAGCAGGAGCATCGCGGCGTCGTCACCGAGCTGGTGACCGACGTGCCGACGCACGTCCTCGTGCAGGCGGTCCAGGACCACCGCCGGTGCGTCCGCGCTCGCGCAGTCGGGGACCCGCTCCGCCAGCGGGTAGAAGACGCCCCAGCTGTTGCGCGCCTCGATCACGCCGTCGGTGTACAGCAGCAGCCGGTCCTCCTCCTGCAGCGGCAAGCGCAGGATCGGCGCCACGACGTCCTCCGGCTCCAGGACGCCGAGCGGCGGGACGTTCGCCGGCGGGTCGAGGAAGCGCACCGGAGTGCCCCTGCGCAGCAGCAGCGGGGCGGGATGGCCGCAGTTGACGATCTCGACCACCGCGTCCGGGCGGACGCCGACCAGGACCAGGGTCACGAACTCCTCGTCGCTGCCCTCGTGCTCGCCGCCGTTCTCGTGCAGGGCGCGACCGAGGCTGTCGGCCAGCCAGGCGGCCACCTTGTCCAGGGCAGGCTCCTGGTGCGCGGCCTCACGGAAGGCGCCGAGGATCGCGGCCGCCGTCTCCACCGCCGCCAGGCCCTTGCCCCGGACGTCGCCGATCACCGCCCGGACGCCGTAGCGGGTCTGCACGACCTCGTACAGGTCACCGCCGATGCGGGCGTGCGCCGCGGCGGCCGCGTAGTGCACGGCGGCGCGGACCGGGCCGATCCGCTCCGGGATCGAGCGCAACAGGATGCGCTGGGCCACCTCGGAGACCAGCCTGGCGTCGGCCAGCGCCCGCTCCTGCCGGTTCCGCAGCATCACGCTCGCCGCGCCGATCGCGCTGATCAGGACGATGGCCAGGACGCTGGCCGTGTGCACGGAGGCCGACATGGTGCGGTCCTCCGCCGCGATGCCGAAGGCCTCCCCGATGGTCACCCCGCCCACCAGCAGCGGGAACCAGAGACTGTTGCTCACCACGGCCGCCAGCGCGGGGCCCGCGGTCAGCGCGGGCTCGAAGGTCACGTTCGGGTTGTTGCTGGTCCGGTCGAGTATGAAGACCACCACCACGCCGAGAAAGGGCAGCAGCAGTACCCACCGGCCCCAACGGCTGAGGTGGCGGAACCTTCCGGCGGCAGTCAACGTCGTCTCTCCTGCGGGCGCTGTGCAATGAGGCTGGGTGTCGAGTCGGGGCGGCCCGACGGGACGCCCTACCGCGGCCAGAATTAGTTCAAAATTGGATCGAAGTTGACTGGTTAACGACCCCACATTAGGCGCGAAATGGACAGGCTGCACAGTCCTTTCACAAAGCCTCCGTGGCTACTCCACCTATCTGCTCCCCATTCGGAGTAATGGTGTCGAGCAGCTCCTCCAGGGCCTCACGTCCCGGCAACGCCCCGGGCCGCACCACCGTTCCACTGCGAACATACAGAAACGCGGCGGAGACCCGATCGAGCGGAAGACCCTCCCGCTCGGCCCAGGCCAACCGGTAGACGGCCAGCTGCAGCGGGTCGGCCGTCTCGCGCTGGTTGGTCTTCCAGTCGACCACCTCGAAGCCGTCCTTCGTGCGGTAGACCGCGTCGATCCGGCCACGCACCACCCGGCCGCCGAGCAGCAGCTGGAACGGCTCCTCGACCCGATGCGGGGTGCGCGCGGCGTACTCGCTGCGCAGGAACGCCTCCTTGAGCCGCTCAAGCTCACGCTCGTCCTCGATGCCGGAGTCGTCCAGGCCCGGCAGCGCGTCCTCGCCGAGCAGCAGCAGCGGCTCCACCGCCAGGCGCGACTCCACCCAGGCGTGGAAGCGGGTGCCGCGCCGCGCTGCGGGCTGCGGCGGACGCGGCATCGGCCGGGCCAGTTCGCGGGCGAAGCCCTCCGGATCGGACGCGACGCGCAGCAGCTGGGACGCCGACAGCGAGCGCGGCAGCGGCACCTCCCGTGTCCGGCTGCGGGCCCGCCGCAGTTCGGCGGAGAGCAGTTCGAGATCGCGGTCCCAGGAGGCGACCGTGCGCCGCTCCTCGGGCGTCTCCACGGAAGGGGACTCCTCGCCGCGCGGACCGGCCAGCACCCGCGCACCGGCGCTCCGGCGCGCCGCCTGGGCGGCCGCGTCGAGCGGCAGGGGCCAGGCGTGCTCGACGCCGGTGTCCAGCGCCGGGTTGGCCGCGCCCTCGGCCGGCTGCTCGGCCCATGCCTCGATCTCCGCGCCGCTCTGCGGCCGCTCCTCCGCGAACTCACGCAGCGCGGTCAGGAACTCCGACGGCCCGCGCGGGCGCTTCTGCGTCGGCCCCCACCAGTGGCCCGACGCGTACAACCGGGCGCGCGGGCGGGTGAAGGCGACGTAGCCCAGGCGCAGTTCCTCCGTGGCCGCATGCCGCTTCATCTCCGCCTCGAACGCCTTCAGCCCCGCCGCCGTCCACGCCGGATCGGCGGCCAGCGAGTCGGCGTCGCCACGCAGGGCGTGCGGCAGCACTTCCGCGCGGGCGGTCCACCTCTCGCGCCCGGTGCCGCTCGGGAACGCGCCCTTGACCAGGCCGGGAACGAAGACGACGTCCCATTCCAGGCCCTTGGACTTGTGGGCCGTGAGCACCTTCACGGTGTCCTCCCCGCCCGGCAGGTTGTTGTCCAGGCCGCGGTCGTACTCCTGTGCCGTGCGCAGGAAGCCGAGGAAGGCCCCGAGTGAAGGGTCTCCGTCGAGGTCGGCGAATCCGGCGGCGATGTCGAGGAACGCCGACAGAGTCTCGCGACGGCGGGCCGCGAGGGCGTGCGGCGAGGCGGAGAGCTCGACCTCCAGGCCGGTGACGGTGAGCACCCGGTGCAGCACGTCCATCAGCGGCTCGGCCAGCGCCCGGCGCAGTTCGCGGATCTCCGCGGCCAAGCGCTCGAAACGGACGGCCGCCTCGGCCGAGAAGGGCAGCTCGGGCTCGCCGGCCTGGCCGGGATAGAGGAAGGACTCCAGCGCGTCCGCCAGCGAGACGATCTCGGTCGGATCGGCCTCCGCGACGGCCTCGGCCAGCTTGTCCGCCCCGCCGTCGGGCGCGGACGCCACCCTGACCAGATCGCGGGCACGGCGCCCGAGCAGCGCGAGATCGCGCGGTCCGATCCGCCAGCGCGGTCCGACCAGCAGCCGCACCAGCGCCGCGTTGGCCGTCGGATCCTGCAGCACCTCGCAGGTGGCGACCAGGTCGGCGACTTCGGGCAGGTGCAGCAGCCCGGACAGGCCGACGACCTCGACCGGCACGTCCCGCTCGACCAACGCGGCGTGCACGTCGGGGAAGAGCTCCCGCCCGCCGCGGCACAGGACCGCGATCCGGCCCGGCGCGGTGCCGGTGCGGACCAGGTGCGCGATGCTGTCGGCGAGCCAGGCGATCTCGCCCTCGTGCGTCTCCAGCAGGGCGCAGCGCATCCCGCCGGACAGCTCCTCCCCCGGCGCCGGGCGCAGGGCGGCGACGCCCTCGTGCATCGCGCGCAGCGGCGCGGCCAACTCGTTGGCGAAGGCGAGCAGCCGGCCGCCGGAACGGCGGTTCTCGCTGAGCGAGTAGCGCGCGGCGGCGGTGTCGTCCGCATGGCGGAAGTGGTGCGGGAACTCGTCCAGGTTGGCCACCGACGCCCCGCGCCAGCCGTAGATCGCCTGGCAGGGGTCGCCCACGGCGGTCACCGGGTGGCCGCTGCCGTCGCCGAAGAGCCCGGCGAGGAGCAGGCGCTGGGCCACGGAGGTGTCCTGGTACTCGTCCAGCAGCACGACGGCGTACTGCTCCCGCAGCAGCACACCGACCTCGGGTCTGGTCCGGGCCAGCTGTGCGCAGGCGGCGATCTGGTCGCCGAAGTCCATCAGCTGGGCGCCGCGCTTGCGCGCGCGGTAGCGGGTGACCAGCTCGGTCAGCTCGCGCCTGGCCTCGGCCGCGACGGGAACGGCGCGCAGCGCCTCGTTGCTGAGCTTCACCCCGTCCAGGCGGGCCAGCAGCGCGGTGTCGTAGGCGGCCAGCCGCTCCGGCTCCACGAGGTGCTCGGCGAGCTCGCCGTCGAGCTTCACCAGCTTGGCGATCAGCGAGGAGACGCCGTCCTTCAGCGCCGGGTACGGGCCGGGCGCCTGCCGCAGCACCCGCGCGGCGAGCTGGAACCTGGTCGCGTCGGCGAGCAGCCTGGCGTCGGGCTCCAGACCGATGCGCAGTCCGTGGTCCTGCAGCAGCCGGCCGGCGAAGGCGTGGTAGGTCGAGATCTCGGGCTCGCCGAGCTCGGCTCCGGCCTGCCCGCCGGGCTCCGGCTCGGGCTCGGCGACCCCGGCCTGGCGCAGCGCCTTCCGCACGCGCTCGGAGAGCTCGGCGGCGGCCTTGTTGGTGAAGGTCAGCCCGAGCACCTGCTCGGGCCGGACCTGCCCGGTGCCCACGAGCCACACCACGCGGGCGGCCATCACCGTGGTCTTGCCCGACCCCGCGCCCGCGACGATCACCGCGGGCGCGAGCGGCGCGGTGATCGCGCGCAGCTGCTCCGCGGTGAAAGGGATCCCGAGCAGCTCCTTGAGCTGCTCGGGACTGGTCAGGGGGCCGGGCATGCCTCACACGCTAGCGCGGCCCGCCGACAGTCGACGCACGCGTGACGGCTCGGCGGCGGCTCACGCTCCGGGTGCCGTGACCACCGCCGCGGCGGGCGGCGGCGTCAGGTCGACCGGTTTGTCGAACTCGGAGAAGCTGACCGTGCCCCCGTCGGCGCCCGGCGAGGTCAAGGACAGCAGGTACGGCTTCGCCGAGTCGCTGACCAGGACCGTGATGCCTCCGTCCCCCTTGAGCTGCAGTGCGGGAGTCCCGTCGACCGTGACGACCGCGCCGCGGGTCAGCCCCTGCGCGTCGTTCATCTGCGCGAACACACTCTTGCCCATGTCGCAGGCGGCGATCACCGAGGCGAACTTCCCCGACGTGGCGGAGGACACGGCCAGGTACTTGCCCCGTGCCCTTTCGGCGTTCGCGCCCAGCTCCTTCAACGCCTCGCCTTCGAGCTTGATCCACGCCTTGTTGCCGTCGACCACGAGGTCGACGGAGCCGTGACCGACGCCCGCCGTGAGCGTTCCCGCGCAGCCCCGGCCCGGGATCTCGTGGATGTCCCAGCTCGGCTGTGCCGGGTCGGTGAAGTGCGTGACGAAGTGCATGGACGTGAGGGCGAGCATGTTCGCCTTGGCCTTGGCCACGATCGCCGTCAGCGGCATCCCTGCCAGGGGGTCGGCGGAGCCCGCAGGCGCGGCGCTCGCGGTCTTCGCGTCGGCCCCGGCGACCTTCACGGGCGGGGTCGGGGCAGCGGCCGACGAGCAGGCCGTCGTTCCCAGGCCGAGCGCGAGGCAGGCGACAGCCGCGGCGGGTATGCGCTGGTACATCGTCATCCGAACCGAATCCTTGGTGATCAGTCTGTGAGAGCGCACATGCTCGCACAGACCCCCTGTCCGGCCCTTACTCGACGACCTGGCGCCCCTCCGGCCGGGCGGAGCAGCTGCCGTGGAAGGAGCAGTGACCGCACTGGTCCCCCGTGGTCGGCACGAAGCGCTCGCGGACGATCCGGTCCGCCGCCTCGGCCAACAGGCCCTCGATCCACTCGCCGCCCTCCGACAGCGACGCCTGGCTCTGGACGCGCGGAGCGTCCGGCTCCGCCTTGGACGCGGGCTGGCGCAGCTGCACCAGCTCGGCGCCGCCCGGCTCGGGGTGCCCGCCTTCCGACGTCGCGAAGACCTCGTCCACCGCTCCCTCGCGCACGGCGAGCTGGTAGACCCCGAGCTGCGGATGGGCGAGGACCTGACTCTGCGTCGGCGTGCGGCGGCCGGTCTTGAAGTCGACGACGTAGGCCGCGCCCGTCGACTCCTCCCGCTCGACGCGGTCCATCGTGCCCCGGATGCGGACCGCGTACGGGCCCGCCTTCAGCTCCACGTCGAAGGGCTGCTCGGTACCCACCGGCACCCGGCCGCGCTCGGCCGCGTGCCAGACCAGGAAGCGCTCCAGGGCGGCGCGGGCCTCCCCCTTCTCCTGCTCGGACTTCCACGGCGCGTCGAAGGCCAGCGCGTCCCAGACCCGGTCCAGGCGGGCCATCAGCACGTCCAGGTCCGCGGGCGTGCGGCCGGCGCCGACCTCCTCGGCGAGGACGTGCACCACGTTGCCGAAGCCCTGCGCACCGCTGGACGCCTCCTGCGCCCGCACCTCGCGGCCCAGGAACCACTGGAGCGCGCAGGCGTCGACGGACTCCAGCGCGCTGCCGGAGAGCTCCACCGGCTTGGCGGGATCGCGGACCGGCTCGGCGTTCTCGGTGACGTCGACCATCCCCCACCAGCGGTGCGGATCGGCCGCCGGGACGAGCGGCACGCCGTCCTCGTCGGTCAGCACGGCCAGCCTGGCCAGCCGCTCCGCCGCCGCCTCACGCAGGGCGGGCGAGGCCGTCACGTCGACGCTGGTGGCCCGCAGCTCCGCGACGAGCGCGGCGACGGAGAGCGCACGCCGCGGCCGGTGCGCGACGTCCTCCACCCTGACCTCCGGCACGCGGGTACCGTCCGGGCGCTCGCGGTACAGCTCGCGCAGGAAGCGCGAGGGCTCGTCGCCGTCCTCGGCGGCGGCCTGGACGGCGGTGACGACGAGCCGTTCCTTCGCGCGGGTGACGGCGACGTAGAAGAGGCGACGCTCCTCGGCGAGCAGCGCGCCCGACGGCATGGGTTCGGCCAGGCCGTCGACGCCGATCCGGTCCGCCTCCAGCAGCGAGCCGCGCCGGCGCAGATCGGGCCACAGGCCCTCCTGCACGCCGGCGACGACGACCAGGGGCCACTCCAGGCCCTTGGCGCGGTGAGCGGTCATCAGCCGGACCGCGTCGGCGCGGACGGCGCGACCGGAGAGCGTGTCGGCGGCGATGTCCTGCTGTTCCAGCTCGGCGAGGAAGTTCAACGCTCCACGGGGGCCGTGCGCGTGGGACTCGGCGCGGGCCGCGGTCTCGAACAGGGCGCAGAGCGCGTCGAGATCCCGGTCGGCGTTCCGCCCGGCCGCGCCGCCGCGGAGCGCGGCGCGCTCCAGCCGCTCACGCCAGGACGTGCTCGCCTCCCACAGCGCCCACAGCGCCTCCTCGGCGGTGGCGCCGCCGGCCAGCATCTCGCGGACCTTGCGCAGCAGCAGCCCGAGGTCCCTGGCCCGCCGGGCGGCGTGCCCGGGCAGCAGGGCCAACCGCTCGGGCTCCGCCAACGCCTCCCTGACCAGTGCCTCCGCCGATCTGACCGCGCGCTGCCGCTCCGCCGGCAGCCCCCGCAGCTCCGCCCGCTCCTCCTCCCGCAGCACACGCCCCAACCGCCGCAGATCCCCTCCGTCGAGCCCGGCCAACGGCCCGGTCAACAGCTGCTGCGCGAGCTCGGCGGTCAGCGGGTCGTCGGACTCCACCTCGGCGGGCGCCTCGGCCAGGGAGCCGAAGACACCCGGGTCGGCGGCGCCGGAGGAGGCGTCAGCCGCAAGGAATTCCGACTCGCCCGCTTCACCGCTCCCCGCGGCCTGCGGGTC
This genomic interval from Streptacidiphilus rugosus AM-16 contains the following:
- a CDS encoding ATP-dependent helicase, which encodes MTSSVPAGAYRLVREPVTPAAVPALDGYQQAVVDHRGGPLLVLAGPGTGKTTTLVEAVAARIAEGVPAEEILVLTFSRKAAVELRDRITARVGGGAVPQATTFHSFCYALLRAHQEPDLYAEPLRLLSGPEQDVMVRELLAGGAEDARHGQGLDWPTELRAALTTRGFADEVRAVLARARELGLGGEALARFAAGVGRPDWQAAAGFLAEYLDVLDLQGVLDYAELVQRAVLLAERPEVAEQLRRSFRVVFVDEYQDTDPSQVRLLRALAGDGRELVAVGDPDQSIYAFRGADVNGILDFPHRFPKADGTPAPIRVLRVSRRAGARLLASSRVLAERLPAGRLPAAALEAHRRLLPAREGGAVEILTFPTPGAELDNIADLLRRAHLEQGMPWGDMAVLVRAGARSLPGLRRALTSAGVPVEIDGDDLPLNAEPAVAPLLTALHVCALSATRARRLAAGQDPDAPPFAQAPSDAPAPSAPTPATGAAALDGSPTVPGPRDGSTLPDPEATALTDASAPIGRLAQGASDAQTTGAGAELPADGVLGGAGQVGEPGAGAFGSRTAGPVAELPADGVLGGAGQDGGFDPGAADPQAAGSGEAGESEFLAADASSGAADPGVFGSLAEAPAEVESDDPLTAELAQQLLTGPLAGLDGGDLRRLGRVLREEERAELRGLPAERQRAVRSAEALVREALAEPERLALLPGHAARRARDLGLLLRKVREMLAGGATAEEALWALWEASTSWRERLERAALRGGAAGRNADRDLDALCALFETAARAESHAHGPRGALNFLAELEQQDIAADTLSGRAVRADAVRLMTAHRAKGLEWPLVVVAGVQEGLWPDLRRRGSLLEADRIGVDGLAEPMPSGALLAEERRLFYVAVTRAKERLVVTAVQAAAEDGDEPSRFLRELYRERPDGTRVPEVRVEDVAHRPRRALSVAALVAELRATSVDVTASPALREAAAERLARLAVLTDEDGVPLVPAADPHRWWGMVDVTENAEPVRDPAKPVELSGSALESVDACALQWFLGREVRAQEASSGAQGFGNVVHVLAEEVGAGRTPADLDVLMARLDRVWDALAFDAPWKSEQEKGEARAALERFLVWHAAERGRVPVGTEQPFDVELKAGPYAVRIRGTMDRVEREESTGAAYVVDFKTGRRTPTQSQVLAHPQLGVYQLAVREGAVDEVFATSEGGHPEPGGAELVQLRQPASKAEPDAPRVQSQASLSEGGEWIEGLLAEAADRIVRERFVPTTGDQCGHCSFHGSCSARPEGRQVVE
- a CDS encoding endonuclease/exonuclease/phosphatase family protein encodes the protein MSQLRIATFNLLHGQPMDAHGRPLPLHAEDPAAPLAEAIAALDADVLALQEVDRFQERSGLVDQAAVAAKALGARDHRFAAAVVGRPAPVAGWVHAPDATALRVYGPDSSERDVDQPAYGTALVTRLPVLHWRARRFPAAPFGLPLRVAGRRGLTPVPDEPRAALAAVLEGPAGPFTALAAHLSFVPGWNMGQLAGMRRWIADLPAPYLLLGDFNLIGPVPRTVLGGASVVDGSRLRTRRPLRAASPRGRLQGWRDLARTPTYPAHKPTVQFDHVLAVGVPRTAVQRIETPTTSVSDHRPLLVQLSLPEASR
- a CDS encoding ATP-dependent helicase encodes the protein MPGPLTSPEQLKELLGIPFTAEQLRAITAPLAPAVIVAGAGSGKTTVMAARVVWLVGTGQVRPEQVLGLTFTNKAAAELSERVRKALRQAGVAEPEPEPGGQAGAELGEPEISTYHAFAGRLLQDHGLRIGLEPDARLLADATRFQLAARVLRQAPGPYPALKDGVSSLIAKLVKLDGELAEHLVEPERLAAYDTALLARLDGVKLSNEALRAVPVAAEARRELTELVTRYRARKRGAQLMDFGDQIAACAQLARTRPEVGVLLREQYAVVLLDEYQDTSVAQRLLLAGLFGDGSGHPVTAVGDPCQAIYGWRGASVANLDEFPHHFRHADDTAAARYSLSENRRSGGRLLAFANELAAPLRAMHEGVAALRPAPGEELSGGMRCALLETHEGEIAWLADSIAHLVRTGTAPGRIAVLCRGGRELFPDVHAALVERDVPVEVVGLSGLLHLPEVADLVATCEVLQDPTANAALVRLLVGPRWRIGPRDLALLGRRARDLVRVASAPDGGADKLAEAVAEADPTEIVSLADALESFLYPGQAGEPELPFSAEAAVRFERLAAEIRELRRALAEPLMDVLHRVLTVTGLEVELSASPHALAARRRETLSAFLDIAAGFADLDGDPSLGAFLGFLRTAQEYDRGLDNNLPGGEDTVKVLTAHKSKGLEWDVVFVPGLVKGAFPSGTGRERWTARAEVLPHALRGDADSLAADPAWTAAGLKAFEAEMKRHAATEELRLGYVAFTRPRARLYASGHWWGPTQKRPRGPSEFLTALREFAEERPQSGAEIEAWAEQPAEGAANPALDTGVEHAWPLPLDAAAQAARRSAGARVLAGPRGEESPSVETPEERRTVASWDRDLELLSAELRRARSRTREVPLPRSLSASQLLRVASDPEGFARELARPMPRPPQPAARRGTRFHAWVESRLAVEPLLLLGEDALPGLDDSGIEDERELERLKEAFLRSEYAARTPHRVEEPFQLLLGGRVVRGRIDAVYRTKDGFEVVDWKTNQRETADPLQLAVYRLAWAEREGLPLDRVSAAFLYVRSGTVVRPGALPGREALEELLDTITPNGEQIGGVATEAL
- a CDS encoding PP2C family protein-serine/threonine phosphatase, producing the protein MTAAGRFRHLSRWGRWVLLLPFLGVVVVFILDRTSNNPNVTFEPALTAGPALAAVVSNSLWFPLLVGGVTIGEAFGIAAEDRTMSASVHTASVLAIVLISAIGAASVMLRNRQERALADARLVSEVAQRILLRSIPERIGPVRAAVHYAAAAAHARIGGDLYEVVQTRYGVRAVIGDVRGKGLAAVETAAAILGAFREAAHQEPALDKVAAWLADSLGRALHENGGEHEGSDEEFVTLVLVGVRPDAVVEIVNCGHPAPLLLRRGTPVRFLDPPANVPPLGVLEPEDVVAPILRLPLQEEDRLLLYTDGVIEARNSWGVFYPLAERVPDCASADAPAVVLDRLHEDVRRHVGHQLGDDAAMLLLQYAPVPTPGTALAVRSVVHPRAVHDRSTPQGRTD